The genomic region GGCACGCGTTTGGTGTAATCAATCAGCACAATGAATTGCTTGGCGGAGACGGCGACGATCTTTTCCTTCAACAGGGCCCCTCCCCCTCCTTTGATCAGGTTGAAGGAGGGATCAACCTGATCCGCGCCGTCGACGGCCACGTCGATGGGCCAATGGTCGTTGTCATCGAGCAAGACGATGCCTGACCGGTCGGCCAGCGTCGCCGTTTCTCGGGAAGTCGAGACCCCGCGCAGTTTCATGCCGGCCGCCACTTTTGTACCCAGCGCCATGATGAATTCTTTGGCGGTGGATCCCGTGCCCAGCCCCAGGACCATGCCGTCTTTCACATAGTCCAGCGCCGTCAGGGCGGCCGAGCGCTTATACGCGCTGAGATCGGTATCGCTCATGATTGAGCCAACCGTGCCGCGGTGGCGGCCGCTCCGATGAGACCGGTTCGGTCGTTCAGCACGATGTAGACGGGGATGGTGCTCATCAGACGTTTGTAGCGTCCCTTGTTCGTAAAGCCGCGCATGAACGCACCGTCGGTCAGCTTCGGCAGAAGTTTGGGAGCGATTCCGCCTCCGACATAGACACCGTTGAGGGTCATGGCCTTCAACGCGAGGTTTCCTGCTTCGGCTCCGAATATCGACGCGAACATATCGAGGGTCTGCGTGGCGATCTCCGCCTGGCCCTTTAAGCCGGCTGCGGCGATTTCCGCAGCGGGATCGCCGGCCGCGATTTTCTCCGCCAGCCAGGTCGGCTCGTTCTTTTTGGTATCGCGCACGTATTCATAGATCGCGTGAATACCGGGGCCGGACAATACGCGTTCGTAGCTCACGTGCAGATAATGGCTTCGCACATGGCGGAGCAAGTCGATTTCATTGTCGTTATTGGGTGCGAAATCCGTGTGTCCCCCCTCCGAGGGCATGGGCTGATATCGGGCGCCGTCCCAAAAGAGAATGGATTCTCCCAGTCCCGTTCCCGCGGCGATCAAGGCGATGGCCTGACGATGCGTGGGAGGGGTGCCGGCATTCAGGGTGTGGAGCTCCTCCGGGCGAAGGAGCAGAATGCCATGGGCGGTTGCTTCCAAGTCGTTCAGCAGCCGGACGGCGGGAATGTCGAAACGTTTCGCCAGGGCGTCTCCATCCAATACCCAGGGGAGATTGGTCGTTCGGCTGTAGTTTTGAATCACGGGCCCCGCAACGCCGAAACAGGCGGCGGTAATACGCGTGGGTTCGGGGGGCATGGAAGACACTGATGGCTCGCCGGATCCGGCAGTGGGAGCCGCGATCTCAAGCGGCGCCGCGGATGGGGTACGGGGAGTGAGGAATTCCTCAAGGATCTCTTCGAGGGATGCGTATTCCTTGCTGGGGAAAGATTCCGTGCGGATCGGCTCGGTGCGTTCGTCCTTCCAGTCGAAGAGCGCCAGATGGGTTTTGGTTCCTCCGATGTCCCCAGCAAGGATCATGACGGCCTCTCATCAAGTCGGCTTGTTGTGGCTTGGCAATTCGGATGCGGCCGCCTGATCCAGCATCCAGATCAGATGCCCCGGTTCCGGTGTCACAAGGGCCGCCGGCAGGGCACGATCAGCGGCGGTCTGCGGTGCCAAAATGCGGCGAACGATCTGCGCCTTCGTCGAGCCGGTGACCAGAAACAGTATCACACTCGCGCGGTTGATCACACCTAGGGTCAGGGTGAGTCGCAGAGGAATTCCCTTTGGTGATCGTCCGACGGTCACCAGACGATGGGACTCCAGCAGCGTGGTGGTGCCGGGAAACAGCGAAGCCGTGTGGCCGTCCTCTCCCAGGCCAAGAAGAACGAGATCGAGGCTTGGGATTTCCGGCTCGGTGCAGCCCACGACCGTGCGGAGTGAACGTTCATACTCGTCGGCTGCGGCGCGAGGATCGGGATTCTCGCCCGACATGCGGTGCACGTGCCCGGGAGGGATGTCCAGCGGAGCAAATAACGAGGCGCGAGCCATTCCATAATTGCTGTCGGGATGATCCGGACTGACGCATCGTTCGTCACCGAACAGAAAGACGGTGCGGTGCCAGTCCATCTCCGTCTGGCTTTTGGCCGGTTGAGCCAGCGCCTGATACAGACGCTGCGGTGTCGAGCCCCCCGAGAGTGCAAGAAGGAAGCGGCCGCGGAGTCGGATCGCTTGGCGGCCCAATTCGCGCAGCAATATCGCCGTGGCGTCTGCCCACCCGGCGTCCGGGCTGATGCGGATGTCGGGTCGCATGGTCATGGCATCTCCGACGATTGTGACCTGCCCGGTATTCCTTACGGAATCGGTGGCGTATGTCCTCCGGCGGGATAGGGACCTCGTCGAAGTATCTTATTGTCCAAAAAACGGAAAGGCAACGCCTCAGATCGCTCAGCGTGGACTCGTGCGTCGAATGATCGCAGGCATGCCGTCCGTCAATGACCAAGCAAGGGATTGGGCCTCGTTTTCGGCCAACGTGAGCGCGATGGAGGGGTCGGCTTGCGTATCGGACCGCGAGGCCAGGGCGCGAATTTGGCTATTGAGCCATTGCCACCAGCGTTTCATGCGAAGAACGCTCCACCGAACCGGAGCCTGCTCCGCGGGAGATACAACGGTCAGTGCCAGCGGAGGAGAAAACAGCAGGTCATAGGAAGCCGGCATATCGGTCAAAGAAATCGGTTCCTGCTCCGTTCCCGACGGATCGACTTTGCGCCGGGCGACCGCCGGCCGTACGGTGAGACGGAAGATTCCGGTCATCTTCTCCTGAGAGTCTGCGGACCATTCCATGATCGGAAGGCGATGGAGTTCCACGCCGCGGGCTTTGAGAACGACGGCTTTGGCGGCAAGATCGATCAAAAGATAGGTCTGTGGCCGGGCAGCCAGTTTGACTTCCTCGACCAGCGTACGCGTCGCTTCGTGCAGGGCGGCCGGATCGTTCATGTTCACGTCGAACGGATTCTCGAATTCGGCCGCCCAAGCGAGGTGCGGCGTCGTGATGCACCAGACCATCAGCAGGAGGACGATTGCGCATTCCCAGGCTCGCGGTGCCCTGTGAAGATTCGACATACCTAACGGTCGAGCAGATTTCATCGGGCCGGTATGGGAGACTGGTGTGGAGCGGGCAATGAATGAGAAGGCCGGGTGGTTCCGCACTCGGCTAGAAGATCATGATCGGCGTGCCGACGCGCGCAAGTTGGTAGACGCTCTTCAAATCGTCGTCGTTCAGCCGGATGCAGCCATGCGTCACGTTCTTTCCCAGGAGCCTCGGGTAGAGCGTGCCATGGATGAAGTAGCCTTTTCCGAAACCCAGTGCGTACGCGCCAAGCACGCCGGGTTCCACTCGATCGGCCTGGCTGATAGGAACGGCCA from Nitrospira japonica harbors:
- the rpiA gene encoding ribose-5-phosphate isomerase RpiA gives rise to the protein MSDTDLSAYKRSAALTALDYVKDGMVLGLGTGSTAKEFIMALGTKVAAGMKLRGVSTSRETATLADRSGIVLLDDNDHWPIDVAVDGADQVDPSFNLIKGGGGALLKEKIVAVSAKQFIVLIDYTKRVPFLGKTFPLPIEVISFGWRNTARAIEALTRSRVVLREQAGAPFRTESGNLIVDTHMARIDNPRELDAALHHIPGIVETGLFIDCADVLIVGTPQGVETYHATRP
- the glk gene encoding glucokinase gives rise to the protein MILAGDIGGTKTHLALFDWKDERTEPIRTESFPSKEYASLEEILEEFLTPRTPSAAPLEIAAPTAGSGEPSVSSMPPEPTRITAACFGVAGPVIQNYSRTTNLPWVLDGDALAKRFDIPAVRLLNDLEATAHGILLLRPEELHTLNAGTPPTHRQAIALIAAGTGLGESILFWDGARYQPMPSEGGHTDFAPNNDNEIDLLRHVRSHYLHVSYERVLSGPGIHAIYEYVRDTKKNEPTWLAEKIAAGDPAAEIAAAGLKGQAEIATQTLDMFASIFGAEAGNLALKAMTLNGVYVGGGIAPKLLPKLTDGAFMRGFTNKGRYKRLMSTIPVYIVLNDRTGLIGAAATAARLAQS
- the pgl gene encoding 6-phosphogluconolactonase, which produces MTMRPDIRISPDAGWADATAILLRELGRQAIRLRGRFLLALSGGSTPQRLYQALAQPAKSQTEMDWHRTVFLFGDERCVSPDHPDSNYGMARASLFAPLDIPPGHVHRMSGENPDPRAAADEYERSLRTVVGCTEPEIPSLDLVLLGLGEDGHTASLFPGTTTLLESHRLVTVGRSPKGIPLRLTLTLGVINRASVILFLVTGSTKAQIVRRILAPQTAADRALPAALVTPEPGHLIWMLDQAAASELPSHNKPT